The genome window GAGCCACGAATAGCGAACAGAAAACTCTGGGATTTATCTTTCGTCTTCCAACTCCTCCTCATTACAGTGAACAAATTCCTGTTCTCACTCCTAATTCCCTACACTGTTCGCTATACAAGAGCTATATTGTACGTTGTATTTGCAGACATCCACTATTGTTGTGTTCTGATCCCACAAAACTGATGATGGCCCAGGTGCGGGTGTCGTAATGTATCATGAGGTTTGATTTAAACAGATTATGTTTGAGCTTGAAATGAGATTAACGATTCTTAAGCTTGTTATTGTTTGAGCTGTCTGAATAAACATGGTTTAGGGACAGAGACGACTGCTGCTCAATAAGAGCTGGACCTGATGCTACATTCTGTTGGAAAACATCTGTCTCTTGTGCCTTCTGTTTTGCGAGATTTGGATTTATAAAGCAGAGATATGTTTTACACTAAAAATGCTTTCTGTCAGATCCAAAAAAAGCTTGAAGAATGTCACTGGATGCTGACCCTAAGTGTTGCTTTAACAGCATCCCCTTGCCTGCTCATTTGCTGAATCTGCTCTCTATTGTTATGGAGGACTTTCCCTGTACTAACATCTCACTAGCATCATTAGTCACATTGACTAATCCAGACGATGCGGACTTGAGGAGATCTTAATTCTGCAGTTGTGTTTCTCCTCAGGGAAGGGCCTGACTCCAGTCTCCCCCTATGAATATGGCTCCATTGGTGAGTCTGAATGTGCACGTGGGTGTATGTAGAGTGGATGTCATGCTGTTGTTTGAGAGAGCCTATAGAAATTAGTCACATGCCTATAAGTTCTTTGTGGCTGTCATTGCGCATGTATGCTGTAATGACCCCCCACctcttctgtctctcttaaGCAGAGAACAGCAGTACCCTAAGCTCGGAAGCTGTAACTGACAGCATGGTATCGGCTGATGCCAACTACGGATATATGGGTATGGCACCTAATATACACATGTGGATTCTATGGACTGGAGAGCCGGCGACATGTTTTACATGAAACAGAATGCTAAATCGAAAGGAAGTAAGAGTGAGAACCAGGGAATCTGCTATTCTGGCCTCAAGCAAGTATCAGGTGCAAGTACAGCATATGCACCTCTGTAAAGTCAGAGAACTCTTTTTGAGGTGTAAGCAGTTTAGAAGACATGTTAATTTGTGTTCGTGAGACACAGAGACATTTGTTACTTGGCTCACAGAAAAGGTTTCTTTTCAGCAGTagacacaaacagaaaataatgaagACTGGATACAATTTGCAATCTTCCATCACAGCAACAGTGTGTGGTAAATTGCCGATAAATGTAGATGAGTTTTTAATAGATATACACACTACCATCTCTTTGTCTGCAAAAAGTACTCtgtaaaagtaaatggaaaattaaggTTTGGAAGATGTTTTTGTTATAAGTGTACACTTGTATAATTTCTGCCAGCACAAGATGAGTCTGCTGAGGATCATAAACACTCACCGACATGATCATAAACGCTCACCAACATAATCACAGCACGGCTGCAGCTCAGCACCAGCATCTCTTATTGgcttgtttctttccttcatcAGGACCCGAGCCCTTCAAACGCAGACCAATTGCACCATTCTTCCACCTAGACATCCACATTGGTGATCCCCAAGTCAATCATGCCCTTAACTACCTTACTTGTTAACCTGCACCAAAACATTGGCGTAATTGCATCAGATGATCCCCTCCAATTATGAGTGTATTCTGTTTCTAAGAATCTGTATAGGAGAACCAATCAAGTTTGGTTGATTCTAgtctttgtaatatttaaatatttcatgttaGGTGGTCCCAGTAGAACCATCTATATAAATTTACAGGGAATTTACCCTGTCTTGTCCCAAAATCACTCTATGGGCAAAGAAAATTGGAAATCCACAATCTGGCTTCTGTATTCGTTCTCTCCAAGGATGTACTCTCTGCGCTGTACTCTTACAcgtctctctgtgtctccttATCTCAGAGCGTCCTCTTGACAGCGTGGGAAGGTGCAGACAGGAATCCCTGAGCTCTGTGGAGGAGGATGACTATGACACCCTGGCTGACATTGACTCTGATAAGAACATCGTCCGCACAAAGGTTCTGATGTCTCCAGCCACACATCTCCTTTCTTTGTATCCACTGAACTAAATTTCTAGTAAAGCTATGCACTCTGATTTCAGATagaatagctttttttttgttaatattgtaGTCGCAATGATGGCAAGGTCAGTACTAGGAGTATCAAAAACTGACCCGCATAACCTACAAAGGCCAGTAGGACAGTTAGTTACAAGGTCACTTTTGCTGCTCGGTTGCGATTGCTGAGAAACCGAGAACAGGCCGACATGTTTTTTGAAAAGACACGGCTTCAAAAGCAACACCCTGCAGAATTAAAATGTCCTTTGTCTCCCATACAGAAGTTCCTGTGTGTGTCAGACCTGGCTCGAAAGGACAAGAGAATCCTGAGTAAAAAGTACCAGATTTACTTCTGGTGAGTCCGTGCATCTGGCTGACCCTGAGCCACAGAGTCAGGGTTCGAGCTGGGCCAATATGGCAGAAGGGTTATTCTTAGAGTTGTAGGATTTTGTTATCAGGTGGCACGAATGTTGTCAGTACAGTTAATTATGCTGTTAACGTGATATTTGTGCTCCTATGAAACGGTGCACTATGTTACTTTGTGTAGTAAAATTGCTTCAGTTGGGAAAAACTGGGTTATGGGCAGAGCACATAGAATACTATAATGATCATCTATAAGAAATATAAATCACAAGTTAAACCTACCAAAATACCATCTTTCACTTAAATGataaagcacataaaaaaagaatatgctTCTTTTAAAGTGCattgaaaagaacaaaacatcAAATTTCTCTTCCAGCATTATAGATTTTCTTTTATAATCTCCATTAGCTCTTTGAGCACCAGAATGCTTCTTTACCCTCTTAGTGATTGAGCCAACCATGGTGTAACTGTGATACAGTAGATCAAAACTGGACTAATGCATTGGAAGAATTAGAATTTGTGgaatttttgtcatttccaaATTGTGTGCAAACTAAGCACATTAAGTTCTTTTTGTTCATTGCGTTATATTGCGTTATCAATGCATTATATCAGAACTGACTATTACAGTGAAAAGTGTTGCTCTAGTCCCAGAACTGAGGTTTCATTGTTCCTCTTTAAACGTCTGTCACCAGGAACATTGCCACGATTGCAGTCTTCTACGCCCTCCCAGTGATTCAGCTGGTCATCACATACCAAACGGTATTCTGGACAACCCCATATGTCAAACTCCCATGTCCCAAATCCCACAATGCTTTACATGTGACTCATCACTGCGCAACACTCTAGCTAACCTGGTACCATGTTTTGCAATCACTGCTCACATGATTACTTAGACACTTCAGATGgcaacagaaaatacaaacgCATTACTGGCAGTTCCATACGGATGCTGGATGCAGTGTGTTGTTGACACTGAGAAGCTAATGTCCTTGTGACTGACAGGTGGTGAATGTGACAGGAAACCAAGACATCTGCTACTACAATTTCCTGTGTGCTCACCCCCTGGGAGCACTAAGGTGAGccacacatttttgtttatgcGAGGTTTCTGTGTGCCAGTGCCCTGGCAGAGATGCATGTCATATCTGCATCTGTCCCTGGCAGCCTCTGCTCGTGAGtccagactgtgtggagtttacattgCAAGGGCCATTGTTAGTATATATTAAATGAGATTCCTGCCTTGCCTGCATGAGGAACACTGAGAGGAATGCAACAGCTGATTTGTGCACACCTGTTCACAGTGCCTTCAACAACATCCTCAGCAACCTGGGCTATGTGATGCTGGGCCTGCTCTTTCTGCTTATCGTGCTGCAGAGAGACATCATGCATAACCGTGCGCTGCTGCGGAATGACTTGGCTGCGCTGGTAAGCGGCCGGAGCTCACGGCCTTAGCGCAGGATAGCCAGCCTCTCTGGGGTCAACAGAACCACAGCTGCACAGCCAAAGCACTGCCGTAGAAGActaaaaagaattaaatatactatatatgaaAGTTTACTTCatatgcttatttttttaataagtcaAAATTCATGTTCAGAGTcttatacagcaaaaatggaCTGCTTCCATTTACTATAAAAACACTTATCACATCTGcttcattttctacatttaagctgtacaaatggaaatATTAGTAAAATTTTCCAAACGCTCTTCAGCCTTTCCATGCAGTTCGTATGAGTCTAACACAGCTACTCTGTGTGGGGGCACCGTTGTCACCAGCACGCTCACCTTTCCACATTTCTCCATTCGCTTCTGCAGGAGTGTGGTATCCCTAAGCACTTTGGGCTGTACTACGCCATGGGCACTGCCCTTATGATGGAGGGCCTGCTGAGTGCCTGCTACCATGTCTGCCCCAACTATACCAATTTCCAGTTTGGTGAGACAGCCACTGTGtgcctttgtgtctgtgtgcgccTGCAGAATGTCATCACAACGCTAAACTGTCTTTGAACAGACTGAGCTTGACTAATGAAGTGTACATTTGTGTACATGTAACAGCATCACACGCAAAACAAAAAGTAATCATAGCAACTGGTTGTATATGTCTTCCCAACTGTCAGACACCTCCTTCATGTACATGATTGCCGGACTGTGCATGCTGAAGCTGTACCAGAAGAGGCATCCTGACATCAATGCCAGCGCCTACACTGCCTACGCCTGCCTGGCTGCAGTCATCTTTTTCTCCGTCCTAGGAGTGGTGAGAGCTGAGGCCCCCCAGGCATTTACGGGAGATGGAAACTGGCCATAGCAGAAATGTAGACATGTCCAGCGGGGATACACCATCCGCTGACTTTTGATCAGATTCTACAGACACAGCAGAGAGGCAAACCAGCCAACATATCTACTGCGTACCCCATTCAATTCATACTAGCGAGCTGACGTGctcctttttggtttttttgacCAAGTAGATATATGTGGAATAGTTGTAGAATTTGTTGTTAATTTCCAGCAAGATAAATACCAGTGTCACCAACAGCGTGTTGTGTAGACTCTTCAGTCTCCAGCCTGGAAGCAGATGGACAGGAAGACAGGAGGATCAGGAGACACCTGATGAGACAAACTGGTGGGCTGTTCCAGTCTCATATGCACAGCCTCATTATGTGGTATCGGTCCTTTCCTGTAGGTGTTTGGGAAGGACAACACGGCCTTTTGGATTGTCTTCTCCATCATCCACATCTTGGCTACGCTCCTGCTCAGCATTCAGCTGTACTACATGGGCCGCTGGAGACTGGGTACGGCCTGCATGCCTGCGCTTGGGTGTAGTGGTTTAGTGTATAACTGTGGTTATAACTTCCCGCTGTGCGCGTGACAGCAGTGATCTGCCAACAAACCCACAGAGGTTTTTGATGGCACCTATCAAGTGTTTCAAAATACCATGACAAAACACTGCTTTTTTTGGTGAAGctacatttgtttttgtctttttttttttctttgtcccaTGTATGTCCAATATTGTATGGATCACGTTACGAAACTGGTTATTGACCTTCGTGCTCGTGTGATCTCTGCCTCTcattaccccagtaaaaataGTTCTGCAGTTAGAGACCTGGCACATGCTTGTGAACTCAGTAAAAACTTCTGTGGTTTGTTGAAACAAAAGtgtctgtatactgtatatctgatgaaaatttaaataagggttttatatttttagtctTTTTCCATACCCCGTAAATGGCTGAGTGACCATTGTGTAACTGTGGTTTTTTGTAGACTCTGGGATCCTGAGGCGCATGCTGTACGTCATCTACACAGATTGCATTCGACAGTGTAGCGGCCCCATGTATATTGTGAGTCTCACTCAGAAATTAAAGCATCAGTCTTTTAATCTGGGGGTTCAGGGTTCAAGTCCACATGTGAGCTTTTTGTCACTTAATGTTAGTTCCAACAAACGTATTCCTAATGCAGTAGTCTCAGAAAAAATGTAGACATCGCCTTGTAACCTGAATGTTCCTAGTTTGAGCGCCACTCGACCCTTGCTATAGTAGCCTTGAAAAATGTACTTACACTgatatgatacagtaaaaatatactGAAGATGGTTTTAACTGTCAGCCTGTGGCTTTCCTCTCCATTAGGATCGAATGGTGCTGTTGGTGATGGGTAACATCGTCAACTGGTCTCTGTGAGTATGTCCCTTAACCCAGATACTAGTTTCTCAATGTCTGTACcagttttgaattaaaaattttagcTAATCTCTCAGTCATTCTGTGGCGCACCAGATGTCTCTTACTATCTGATGTATAGCTTCACTGTCTGTGCACAGCGCTGCTTATGGACTGATTGAAAGGCCCAATGACTTCGCCTCATACTTACTGGCTATCGCCATCTGCAACTTGCTGCTCTACTTTGCCTTCTACATCATCATGAAGGTAAGAGGTTGTGTATGTGAGCAGCAGAGTGATGTACCtaacccttttcttttttgtatcaGACGATGATTGACCTGTAAATTGCCACCTGTATGTGGTTGTTGGCAAAGTCTCTTTTGTAGTACGGTATTTTGTGATTAGTGGGTCCGTGTCCTTCATAGCAAACTGCAGGAGTGCCGTTGACTGAAAAATGGCTGACTTGGTGCTGTTGTCATAAAGTTTTCCTCCATATGTAAATGTGGGTTTGCAGCTTCGCAGTAATGAGCGAATTCAGTTCCTGGCCCTGGTGTGCATCCTCTTTACTGCCGTCGTCTGGGGTTTTgcactcttcttcttcttccaggGACTGAGCACCTGGCAGGTGGGTTCCACATGTATTCGGGCGCACCACCAGACACCAGCATGTGGCACCAAAGTATACTAGAGCGCATATAGTAAAACTCACCCAAACTCTACCATCTTAAACAATGTTCATGTCAGGCTGTTTGATCCAGCTCAGCATCACTGATCCACCATACAGCCTActtctccttttcctcctctgccCCCAGAAAACTCCAGCTGAGTCCCGTGAGCACAACCGTGACTGCATTCTGCTGTCCTTTTTTGATGACCATGACATCTGGCACTTCCTGTCTTCCATTGCCATGTTTGGCTCCTTCCTGGTGAGCTCCTTCATGGTGATGTACCCATTAATCTCTGTCAGTGTGCACATGCACACTGGGAAGTATAAATGCACTACATATCCAGAGGGGGATCCGTGTATACACCAGCTGTTTTTATGTATCCTTCAGGTATACACTACCCATATTTCATACAAAAGCAGATACCTCACAAGCGGGTGCATTCAGCAGATCAGCAAGAAGCTTCTATATTTCGTCATTGTAGGCAAATTCAATAATGTCCTACTAATGAATCATTTCTCAGTTCCTCATATTACAGTCTTAACTGTTAAACACGAGGCCATTACAGGTTTTCAGTGCAGAATGCTCTAAGTCCCGCTGTAACACTGCATATAATGTCACAACTCCATTTTTATCCAATTTCTTTCAGGTTCTGCTGACTATGGATGATGATCTGGATACTGTGCAGAGAGACAAGATCTATGTCTTTTGAGGAACATCCTGCCTTACTTTCACTATTGCTAATTCTAATCCAAGCACATGAATTAGCCACAACAGGTAGCCTTGCTGATTGGAACACTGGGGGCAATTACGCCCCTTCATTTCTCAGCCAATCAAAGAAAGAGAGGGAATGACTCACAACCAATCAGAGAATTGAAGGGCGGGACTCTCTTCTCCTGCCAGTGCCAAGAAATGACTGCAACTTAACAATGCTCAAGTTCCCCTTTGTCCCCTTTATTGATATTAACGTGTTTACTATTGATGGTGATGGTAACAATGGTTATAATACCGATATTAATGTTCTCATCCATTAATGTCATCACATGGGACCTGACTTACTCTTATCTGTCAGGAATTGCAGAGCTTTTAGTGTGACTgtctgcacgtgtgtgtgtgtgtgtgtttgcgtgcgcgCGATGAAGCTCTTTGTCCAGTGCGCTAGTGGCCTTCAATGTTCTGATCGAGTCTAAATCTGATTCCGTCCGGCACTATCCTCTTCGATGGGAGCTGATCCCAGAAGTGATTGTATTTAAACTGTCTCTAGTGCTGAGAATA of Scleropages formosus chromosome 10, fSclFor1.1, whole genome shotgun sequence contains these proteins:
- the sidt2 gene encoding SID1 transmembrane family member 2 isoform X2, with the protein product MLRSYWKSRHKRGPGAYALLLRLSAYLCLCACATRRGCAEELGDPKTVVHKDADFEVTYNDTVTSDIQTIYTFNHTVSRNKTEGVRVSVNVQSEQVENPILIVVRQKQAVLSFQVPLILRGLYQRKYPYAHVGRTLCQPQTRALSETQFFFVDVSTLSSQGVHYQLRVSRVDSFTLQTDKKFSFVATPSQPQYFKYVFPDGVDSVIVKVNSQMNFPCSVMSIQDILCPVYDLDNNVAFIGMYQTMTTTAAITVQRKDFPSNSFYVVIVVKTEDEACGGPLRFYPLRPDELIDAGNRSKVLDVVVSPAINSEVYVMGMLFCLGIFLSFYVLTFLVACIENKRMHRRKEGLLSTPSVSPAETASLLGKGLTPVSPYEYGSIENSSTLSSEAVTDSMVSADANYGYMGPEPFKRRPIAPFFHLDIHIERPLDSVGRCRQESLSSVEEDDYDTLADIDSDKNIVRTKKFLCVSDLARKDKRILSKKYQIYFWNIATIAVFYALPVIQLVITYQTVVNVTGNQDICYYNFLCAHPLGALSAFNNILSNLGYVMLGLLFLLIVLQRDIMHNRALLRNDLAALECGIPKHFGLYYAMGTALMMEGLLSACYHVCPNYTNFQFDTSFMYMIAGLCMLKLYQKRHPDINASAYTAYACLAAVIFFSVLGVVFGKDNTAFWIVFSIIHILATLLLSIQLYYMGRWRLDSGILRRMLYVIYTDCIRQCSGPMYIDRMVLLVMGNIVNWSLAAYGLIERPNDFASYLLAIAICNLLLYFAFYIIMKLRSNERIQFLALVCILFTAVVWGFALFFFFQGLSTWQKTPAESREHNRDCILLSFFDDHDIWHFLSSIAMFGSFLVLLTMDDDLDTVQRDKIYVF
- the sidt2 gene encoding SID1 transmembrane family member 2 isoform X3; protein product: MLRSYWKSRHKRGPGAYALLLRLSAYLCLCACATRRGCAEELGDPKTVVHKDADFEVTYNDTVTSDIQTIYTFNHTVSRNKTEGVRVSVNVQSEQVENPILIVVRQKQAVLSFQVPLILRGLYQRKYPYAHVGRTLCQPQTRALSETQFFFVDVSTLSSQGVHYQLRVSRVDSFTLQTDKKFSFVATPSQPQYFKYVFPDGVDSVIVKVNSQMNFPCSVMSIQDILCPVYDLDNNVAFIGMYQTMTTTAAITVQRKDFPSNSFYVVIVVKTEDEACGGPLRFYPLRPDELIDAGNRSKVLDVVVSPAINSEVYVMGMLFCLGIFLSFYVLTFLVACIENKRMHRRKEGLLSTPSVSPAETGKGLTPVSPYEYGSIAENSSTLSSEAVTDSMVSADANYGYMGPEPFKRRPIAPFFHLDIHIERPLDSVGRCRQESLSSVEEDDYDTLADIDSDKNIVRTKKFLCVSDLARKDKRILSKKYQIYFWNIATIAVFYALPVIQLVITYQTVVNVTGNQDICYYNFLCAHPLGALSAFNNILSNLGYVMLGLLFLLIVLQRDIMHNRALLRNDLAALECGIPKHFGLYYAMGTALMMEGLLSACYHVCPNYTNFQFDTSFMYMIAGLCMLKLYQKRHPDINASAYTAYACLAAVIFFSVLGVVFGKDNTAFWIVFSIIHILATLLLSIQLYYMGRWRLDSGILRRMLYVIYTDCIRQCSGPMYIDRMVLLVMGNIVNWSLAAYGLIERPNDFASYLLAIAICNLLLYFAFYIIMKLRSNERIQFLALVCILFTAVVWGFALFFFFQGLSTWQKTPAESREHNRDCILLSFFDDHDIWHFLSSIAMFGSFLVLLTMDDDLDTVQRDKIYVF
- the sidt2 gene encoding SID1 transmembrane family member 2 isoform X1; the encoded protein is MLRSYWKSRHKRGPGAYALLLRLSAYLCLCACATRRGCAEELGDPKTVVHKDADFEVTYNDTVTSDIQTIYTFNHTVSRNKTEGVRVSVNVQSEQVENPILIVVRQKQAVLSFQVPLILRGLYQRKYPYAHVGRTLCQPQTRALSETQFFFVDVSTLSSQGVHYQLRVSRVDSFTLQTDKKFSFVATPSQPQYFKYVFPDGVDSVIVKVNSQMNFPCSVMSIQDILCPVYDLDNNVAFIGMYQTMTTTAAITVQRKDFPSNSFYVVIVVKTEDEACGGPLRFYPLRPDELIDAGNRSKVLDVVVSPAINSEVYVMGMLFCLGIFLSFYVLTFLVACIENKRMHRRKEGLLSTPSVSPAETASLLGKGLTPVSPYEYGSIAENSSTLSSEAVTDSMVSADANYGYMGPEPFKRRPIAPFFHLDIHIERPLDSVGRCRQESLSSVEEDDYDTLADIDSDKNIVRTKKFLCVSDLARKDKRILSKKYQIYFWNIATIAVFYALPVIQLVITYQTVVNVTGNQDICYYNFLCAHPLGALSAFNNILSNLGYVMLGLLFLLIVLQRDIMHNRALLRNDLAALECGIPKHFGLYYAMGTALMMEGLLSACYHVCPNYTNFQFDTSFMYMIAGLCMLKLYQKRHPDINASAYTAYACLAAVIFFSVLGVVFGKDNTAFWIVFSIIHILATLLLSIQLYYMGRWRLDSGILRRMLYVIYTDCIRQCSGPMYIDRMVLLVMGNIVNWSLAAYGLIERPNDFASYLLAIAICNLLLYFAFYIIMKLRSNERIQFLALVCILFTAVVWGFALFFFFQGLSTWQKTPAESREHNRDCILLSFFDDHDIWHFLSSIAMFGSFLVLLTMDDDLDTVQRDKIYVF
- the sidt2 gene encoding SID1 transmembrane family member 2 isoform X5, producing MLRSYWKSRHKRGPGAYALLLRLSAYLCLCACATRRGCAEELGDPKTVVHKDADFEVTYNDTVTSDIQTIYTFNHTVSRNKTEGVRVSVNVQSEQVENPILIVVRQKQAVLSFQVPLILRGLYQRKYPYAHVGRTLCQPQTRALSETQFFFVDVSTLSSQGVHYQLRVSRVDSFTLQTDKKFSFVATPSQPQYFKYVFPDGVDSVIVKVNSQMNFPCSVMSIQDILCPVYDLDNNVAFIGMYQTMTTTAAITVQRKDFPSNSFYVVIVVKTEDEACGGPLRFYPLRPDELIDAGNRSKVLDVVVSPAINSEVYVMGMLFCLGIFLSFYVLTFLVACIENKRMHRRKEGLLSTPSVSPAETASLLGKGLTPVSPYEYGSIAENSSTLSSEAVTDSMVSADANYGYMERPLDSVGRCRQESLSSVEEDDYDTLADIDSDKNIVRTKKFLCVSDLARKDKRILSKKYQIYFWNIATIAVFYALPVIQLVITYQTVVNVTGNQDICYYNFLCAHPLGALSAFNNILSNLGYVMLGLLFLLIVLQRDIMHNRALLRNDLAALECGIPKHFGLYYAMGTALMMEGLLSACYHVCPNYTNFQFDTSFMYMIAGLCMLKLYQKRHPDINASAYTAYACLAAVIFFSVLGVVFGKDNTAFWIVFSIIHILATLLLSIQLYYMGRWRLDSGILRRMLYVIYTDCIRQCSGPMYIDRMVLLVMGNIVNWSLAAYGLIERPNDFASYLLAIAICNLLLYFAFYIIMKLRSNERIQFLALVCILFTAVVWGFALFFFFQGLSTWQKTPAESREHNRDCILLSFFDDHDIWHFLSSIAMFGSFLVLLTMDDDLDTVQRDKIYVF
- the sidt2 gene encoding SID1 transmembrane family member 2 isoform X4; translation: MLRSYWKSRHKRGPGAYALLLRLSAYLCLCACATRRGCAEELGDPKTVVHKDADFEVTYNDTVTSDIQTIYTFNHTVSRNKTEGVRVSVNVQSEQVENPILIVVRQKQAVLSFQVPLILRGLYQRKYPYAHVGRTLCQPQTRALSETQFFFVDVSTLSSQGVHYQLRVSRVDSFTLQTDKKFSFVATPSQPQYFKYVFPDGVDSVIVKVNSQMNFPCSVMSIQDILCPVYDLDNNVAFIGMYQTMTTTAAITVQRKDFPSNSFYVVIVVKTEDEACGGPLRFYPLRPDELIDAGNRSKVLDVVVSPAINSEVYVMGMLFCLGIFLSFYVLTFLVACIENKRMHRRKEGLLSTPSVSPAETGKGLTPVSPYEYGSIENSSTLSSEAVTDSMVSADANYGYMGPEPFKRRPIAPFFHLDIHIERPLDSVGRCRQESLSSVEEDDYDTLADIDSDKNIVRTKKFLCVSDLARKDKRILSKKYQIYFWNIATIAVFYALPVIQLVITYQTVVNVTGNQDICYYNFLCAHPLGALSAFNNILSNLGYVMLGLLFLLIVLQRDIMHNRALLRNDLAALECGIPKHFGLYYAMGTALMMEGLLSACYHVCPNYTNFQFDTSFMYMIAGLCMLKLYQKRHPDINASAYTAYACLAAVIFFSVLGVVFGKDNTAFWIVFSIIHILATLLLSIQLYYMGRWRLDSGILRRMLYVIYTDCIRQCSGPMYIDRMVLLVMGNIVNWSLAAYGLIERPNDFASYLLAIAICNLLLYFAFYIIMKLRSNERIQFLALVCILFTAVVWGFALFFFFQGLSTWQKTPAESREHNRDCILLSFFDDHDIWHFLSSIAMFGSFLVLLTMDDDLDTVQRDKIYVF